One window of Cuculus canorus isolate bCucCan1 chromosome 10, bCucCan1.pri, whole genome shotgun sequence genomic DNA carries:
- the SERTM2 gene encoding serine-rich and transmembrane domain-containing 2, with product MTEIYFKFRGNLTGRVHLPTLATEVDTTADKYSGLYVYMGLFLTLLAILLILLFSMLLRLKHVISPITTSPENTENAQQFTDVEMHSRIPTI from the coding sequence ATGACtgagatttatttcaaattccGTGGAAACCTGACTGGCCGTGTCCACTTACCAACTCTGGCGACAGAAGTAGACACAACAGCAGATAAATACTCTGGCCTCTACGTGTACATGGGATTGTTCCTAACACTTCTGGCTATCCTTCTCATATTGCTTTTCTCCATGCTCTTGCGCCTTAAGCATGTTATTTCCCCAATCACCACATCTCCAGAGAACACTGAAAACGCCCAGCAGTTCACGGATGTGGAAATGCACAGCAGGATTCCCACCATTTAA